In Actinoplanes derwentensis, the following proteins share a genomic window:
- a CDS encoding PIN domain-containing protein encodes MKQGTAGPLVLDASVMTAWILQQDQRWQRVNRLFQASPTDLVAPVPALTETMYVARRHGNGASYQQLLAALTSFGIRTEPSTEADALWAADRIAESEVNPAIWTTARGESRGPGALSLGDGLVLATAHRLGTFALTFDQAWGNFPTMKLPSANAWNLPM; translated from the coding sequence GTGAAGCAGGGAACGGCCGGGCCGCTGGTGCTGGATGCGTCGGTGATGACCGCGTGGATTCTGCAGCAGGATCAGCGGTGGCAGCGGGTCAATCGGCTGTTCCAGGCTTCGCCCACCGATCTCGTCGCTCCGGTGCCGGCCCTGACTGAAACCATGTACGTTGCCCGTCGTCATGGCAACGGTGCCAGCTACCAACAGCTGCTCGCCGCTCTGACAAGCTTCGGGATCCGGACTGAACCGAGTACCGAAGCAGATGCGCTCTGGGCAGCTGACCGGATCGCCGAGTCGGAAGTCAACCCGGCGATCTGGACCACCGCCCGGGGCGAGTCGCGTGGCCCTGGCGCGTTGTCGCTGGGCGACGGTCTCGTTCTTGCCACGGCACACCGCCTGGGGACCTTTGCTCTGACATTCGATCAGGCGTGGGGAAACTTTCCCACGATGAAGTTGC